A region of the Haematobia irritans isolate KBUSLIRL chromosome 5, ASM5000362v1, whole genome shotgun sequence genome:
CCGCGATTCACAACCCATCGAGTAAAGTTTTTGTGTTATTTGCTAGTCCTCGTTATAAGAATACAAACACCACCGATGATCCCATAATCAAAGCAATTTTAtcctatgaaaatgttcatttaagGAATCTCAATTTATGGACGTATTCAGCCGGTACAGCTGTTTACGATCTTCTAAAAGATGGTGCTTTATTCAGGTCGAGGTAAGGAAATCttgaatttcatttaatttatttcaattttgttatttgtattTGCTCCTGCTCATATTTATATAGATCACAATTCAATGCAAGCCGCAATCTAACATCCATCAATGTATGGGTGATTGATTGTTGCTACATACACACCAAGTGCGTACTGTGTACTGTGCGATTGTTTTAGAccaatatttaggaaatttcTTTCAAGTCTGTGTTCTACACGATGCTTTACTATGGTTTAATTCATATAAGTATGCCATGAGAATCTTGTTTTCCATTCAAAATAGAACGAAATCGGAATATAGGGGATACCCATCAAGGACCTGttagaaatatacaaaaaactcAATTTGGTAGGTGGTCGTACTCCATTGTAACCCGGTGTATGGTTACTAAACCCGTCCACTTATGGTAAGTCATTATTTTCAAGCATACTGTATTGCTGGGTGTTCTTGATGAGCAGTTTTTAGCCTTAATTAAGCGACCAGTTTTTGTTGCGATATGAAAACGTGTACACATACAATTATTTCTTAGTACAAATTTCAAagtgatatttataaaaattgagttagcaatttttgaatgaaatgaatcgtcttaaaattttacatgGGTCAAAAATCTGTATTTAATACTTTCGACTCTCATTGTTctacattttattatatatgtaaataaaaatattatttcaaatttcttcACAGTTATGTTCTGTCACATATATCGGATTTCCTGCGTTATCTAACACTATGGCGGTGGGGTGGAACTTATCTTGATATGGATCTTGTTGTGTTGAGATCTTTGGAGGATGTACCACCAAATTATACAGGCGCTGAATCGGACACCCATCTAGCTGCTGGTGTAATGAATTTCGCACATGATGGTTTTGGACATGAGATCGCTGAAGAATGTCTATTAGACTTGCAACGAAATTTCGATGGCTCCAACTGGGGTAACAACGGTCCAGGGGTTATAACACGAGTAATTAAGCGAATTTGTCAAACCAACAACATTAAAGTTATGCAGGATACAAAGCGTTGCATGGGTTTTAAAGTTTTTCCAGTAGAGGCTTTCTATGCCATTCCCTGGTTGGAATGGAGTCATTTTTTCGATCCAGATGCTTCAGGCAGAACAATGGAGCGTATCAAAAATTCCTATGTTGCCCATGTCTGGAACAAACACTCAGTAAAAAGGAAGATTAACCTTAAAGATCCCAGACCAACAGCCTATGGTTCTCTGGCTCAAAAACATTGTCCCCGAGTATTTAAAGCAGCAGGAGAATATTTCTAAATAGTAATGCACAAATTACAAATCTCAACTTAAGTTTCCTCCTGGGAATTGACAAcacaatttctatatatttcctTTCTGCGCACAACACCCCCATCATACATACCAAAGCATTATTTATTTTACCCACAAATTTTATGGTAATATCGAACAAGTAGCTATGTATAAtaatttgtagaaaataaaatctcAATGTCAAGTTTTTTACAATAGTAAGCACTGGGAGTATTTCTTTATCACATTGCCCCATGGCCAATGAAAACAATAATTGTACaactttttagtttattttttaatgcagttttatttcatttttcaaatttgtgttttcttttctttttgtttttattttgtgtggTTTTCAATAAGAGATACTTTTGTGTTGTTGTAATCATGGGTTTTCTTTGTTAAGATGTAATAATTGTTGATTTCTTTGCGTGACATGCTCTTTTCCTGATGAGGTCAATACCATCCATCCATCCTAGTTTAATGTCAAGTGCAGCACCATCGCGATTTGCGATACCTGCTGTTTTATCGAAATGTTTAGGGAAAAGAGCACCCCACATgttaaaacaattaattatcTGGCTGTTTGCTCCATTTTgttgtaattaatttaaaaataatctcAAACATGACGTCTGGCATTCGTCGACAAATGATTGACATTGTTAAGTAGTATACATCAGGCATCTCCAGAACCGCCAACAACGACAACATTGCCCCCATTATTGTTGGGACATTTGGGTGTATATACTGTGGCGTTAGGGTCAAGATTGGATCCATTGGCATTTGTTACGCCATTGGAAACCTGAGAAACTAATACCGACGTTGCCACTGATACCGATACCGGCACAACACAAGGACATTGATTTTGTTGCTGTTTCTGTTGTTGATTGTTTGCGATTTGTTGTTGATTTACAACAAAGTCTAGCTGCTGTTGAGCCTGAGCGGCGCTTAGACTGGTTAGCATCGGAGAAGCTGGGCCGGGTCCGGATTGCAATGGGGGGGTATCGTTCATGCGCAACATTGAACTTGCTCCCGTGGAACTGCACGATGGCAAACACAATGAATCTGTGGGCATTACCGCAAGGAGTTGTGCAATTTTTGCCTTAAGATCGTGCACTTCATCCTCTTTGGAGCGTCGTAAACCtaaaaaagtataaataaatatttttgtatgaatAGTACAAGTTGTCTTTTACATGCAATTTAGATACAAAAAACTACcaagtgaaaattaaaattctgaatGGTTAAAGGAATCGAAAAGAGTTCTGGAAAATTTTCCGATTATTATCCGAAAattgtttttccatttttttggtttaatcaTTGCGCTTAATCTTCTTACTTTCTGAAATCTCCAATTGTCGTTTGGCATCTCCCAGAGCTGAGAATAAGTCCAGCTTAACCCTCGTTTCTGCtgaaagatttttttccaaTGTACAATTCTTATCCTGCATTGCTGCCAGGGCATTCATTAGGACATCAGCTCCAGGTTGTAGAGAATCACGATTACGAATTTCGGCTTCAAACAGTCTTAACTATTACGAAGAGAAATATAAAGTATTAGCATATATGTGTATGTGTTTTACTATTTGAATTGTCCTTACTTGCTGCTCCAATTCACGACCGTGTTGTTCAGCAATTTGTTTAGCTTCTtcagccaatttaagtttttggcTTAATTGCTTGATTTCCTCATCCATTTGCTGTTTTCTTTGTTTACATTGCGGACTGCACTCAGGACGTGCTGCTTTCTCCTCTGCCTGTTTGCGAGCCTTTTTCTCATTGTTCAATTGAGCATCCAGTGACTGTTTCTGCCGCCTCTCCTCGGCCAAACGTCGTTCTATATTTTGCAGCTGTAACATATCAGTGTGGCGGGCATTTGTCAATTCGTGTATACGTTTCTCCAGTTCATCGCATTCTTTCTGTTTGGCCTGCAAACAGGATTTTGTGGTCATGTTAGTTTCCAATTTTTGCCTTAATTCATTTTCGATCTGTTTCATGTGGCTGATCTCGGAGCGATATTTCTTTACATCGGCCTCCAGCTTGAGGCAAGATTCGCAAATCTTGGAAACAACTTTCGAAGCTAAATGTGTTATTGCCGAGGTGGCTGAATTACTTGACTTCGCCGAAGACGACAAAGACGATGTGGATGACGATGATGAAGATACGGATGAAGCATCCGAATTGTGATGTTGATTGTGAGTATCTTTAGATGCATTATTATGTTGTTGATTCTCTTTATTGGAATCCTTATGATGATTATTGTTTGTGTtactgttattgttgttgtgatAGTGATTGTCCTTGGAAGTGTTCTCTTTTTTGGAACGATTTCGTCGGCCTAGAATTAATAAGAAATCATAAGTTGTTGAATCAACAAGTCTCTATTATATTTCTTAATTACCCTTGGTCTTTTCCACAGCTTCAACAGATACCACTACTACTTCTTCGCCATCCAGTTGTGTTGCCGCATTACCATTAATTGTATGCGTTTGTTGTGTTGATGATGTAtttgcagattttttactggatTTGCCAGATGTTTCTAAACACAGAAAAATTACATGAAATTTATCGTAACATTCCTTATTCTAATTTGATATACTAGGTGTCATTTGAAGGGCTTTATAAAAACCTAACAATGCTGAATTTCTTTCATAGTTTTAATTATCTTACCATGTTTCTCTTTCTCCTTGCTTGCAGGTGGTTGTTGGTGATAGTTATTATTATCCCAATCacctttttctttattattgttattatgatTCTGGTGATGGCTATTGCTTTCATTACTTTGATGATTCATTTGATgataattgttatttttgtgcCTGTTCTCTTTATCCACACTGCGGCGATTATTTTTCCCGCTGTTTGCTGTAACATTCCCACCTACGTGACCGTTAGAAATTgctataaattttaaatcaatttagtataggaacaaaattttagagtcGACTACAAGGCATACAAGCTACAATATCAGCTCTGGAAATGTCATACATATTTACAATCTCTATGGGGatataactatatataatttggtgtttttacattttacttgcAAATGTTAGAATTGAAGCCTGAGTCCACCAATATGAATGGCATATCTTTGGCATCTGCAATAAACTGATccatattgaaataaacttcactttccgatttttattttcaattggaTTTGGGTATGTGTAATAACAGCAATTATATACGACTTCGAGAGGTGTTGCACAAAGTCGTACaaagttaaaatattaataaaatacttTCACCAGGGCTGCAtgtttacaatgaaaatatgaTAACGAATATAACCAATATATAAGGGaatgtaatttaaaatatttttgacgaATATTAACAGGTTTCCGTCCAACATAATTATTATGCCCATCAGTTTATTCCATTTGCCAACGATATTCAAAAATAGTTTGTTTAAAagcataaaatataatttaccaCCACTACCGCCACCAATTTGTACATAGCTCTTATCATCATTAGACGTTGATGATGATGCCGTTAGCGTAGTAGATAAATATGAGGCTGAAGACGTAGATGTAGAAGATGTTGTATTATTAGAGAAGGAAGAATTTGAGGATGAGGAGAAATTAGAGTTGGTAACACCCGTTACTTGACAAGCAGCAGATGAAGCCGTTGAAGCGGCACCATTTGCAGTTAAACAGTTACCATTATGATTATTGTGATGATGATGTGACTGTTGTTGATCCTGATGATTGTGATTTTGTGCTGAAGCCACTGAACCATTTGCTGTGGCTATAGAATTTGATATTTGTGTATGGGCTGCGGTGAGTGAAGCTCCAGATGCTGTTGAATTGCTCTGATGATGATTTTGTACGGCATGATTCGCTGAGGAGATGGCAGCAACAGCATTTGAATTGTTGGAAGTGTTCGAGGCTAATGCAGTCAGCCCTTCGTCTGCCACTGGTGTGGGTTCCTCTTGGGGCAGTGCTTGTTGCAATAATTGCATGTAGAATTCATTTTCTTTTGCCACCTCACGTTGCTTGCGTTGACGCATGCGATAGCCCACATAGCTTTTGAAGCCAAATCCTAAAGTAACCACAGGATAACCAATGCTggagaaaaataataaacatgagcatgagtttatttttacagtaaaaaaaaaacgaaactaaCCAGTGTGCTGCAAATGGTCTACATAAATCTAAGTGAGGCATATGTCTGCTATCCTTCCATCGTATGCCAGCctctaaatatacaaataacatcCATAGGATTATAGTGGGCAAGCAAATGCCTTTATCTATTATAACAGAAAGGAAAATAGTTTAGTTAAATTAGGGTATAAATTAAGTAGATGGCAAAATTATTCTTGTCCGCTATTCTttaaaactacggtttacaTGAGAACTATATAGATGGAGGTTATGGCGAATTATGTAAAATACTAGTGTAGTTTTTTGTGGGTCTGTATAAGATTATTGGCGGTTTTTACTTTTGTGAAACACAAATTTAATACCGGCTTTTAGGTAGGAAGCCCAAAGCTtgatattttttaaacacaTGACTTCAAAGTATTAAAACCATCCTTGCTGAGGGGTTCAACCAtgtctttgaaaaaaatatttttcctttgtGATCTTACCTGTATGCCAAACGTATTGtacccaaacatatgtactGGCAGCAAATAATAACCAGTTTACTGGTATAAAGAATAGACATACCAAGTCCGATGTTATTGCAATGCATacaaataaaacagaaaatgcctgaaaaacatcgaaaaattctttcaagagtagaataacaaaatgtttttggcgGCAAACTTACCAATCCTTTATATTTAAATGAGTCGTGTACGGAACGCAATAGTaaccaaaatggccatagaaattCAAAGCgaaacataaacataaaatctGCTGTTATCACAATAGCCCATAGTACCaagaatttcatatataaaacaGTGGTGCTGAAAACAACAAGCTCATTTGTAGAAAATATCCAAACGTATTGGGAATTAGACTCACCTGCCGTACATGCTTTCCGTTATTTTGTTACGTTTTATAGGCCTTCGAAGTTTGCCGCAATCGGCATTGCGACGCTtcattttgaaatttgtaatttttccaatttaaaaaataacagttttgaaaaaaatgttgagtgcCGCAGCGCAGGACGGCAACCGCGACTCTATGTgacttgtgttttcttttcttttgggGGCAAATGTCTGTTGTGGCCGTCTCGATTTCGCTCTGAGGAGGCGGAGTAATTATTTAACAATTATACAGATGATGCACTGTTATAGAGAGCACGCGAAAATTAGATATCTTTAACCGCCAACACCTTTTctctttttgttgtattttcttTAGCGTCTTCGTCTGTTACACTTTGTGTTTGTAGAACAAAtggctatttttaaatcaatgtcTTCCCCCGTAGCCGTGCTCAACGTTTGCCAAAGGAATctcttattattattgttattttggcCGTTTTGTTTAGTGCAGTTATTGGTAGTGGTGCTGATATAACATTGACGAAGTGGTTTATTAAATATTCCACCATACTCCCCAATATGTTGAAAAGCCTAATTCATATTCGGGATGAAATCTCTTCAAGATATGGACAGTAAAAGCTCTTGTTTAGCTCTTATTTCTCTGtttattctgtagtatagtaatTTTTTGAGATGGGAATCGTCTAATCTAAAATACGTTTATCATATTATATTCGGTGTTTAACAACAAGACGGGCTGTTTGTAGCGATGATGATCTCCCATAGAATTTTTACGTAtcgcttgttttttgtttacattgagtttcacttTAGCTTGCGAATGCGTCTGCTTTTTCTCTTGGGCAAAGACAAATGTTTGTTGGTTTTCGTATCTGCAAGTATATTTGacgatatttaaatgaaatactcAGCAAATTTGTATTGGAATTTCTAAAAAGATCGATAGATGTGCTGTAATACAGGGTGATGTGTTTTAAGCTATGACAGACAGCAAAGTTATTGCacaattgacaaaaaaataaaagcgggctaAGTTTAATCAATCGGAACAAAACTTGCGTGGTAtatactcaaaacctaaaaaattgtacTACATATAGTTTAGATTAGATAAATTAAGATGCGCTCCGTTTACCTCCAGAATTACAGAATTACTAAGAGGATAAACCACGAATGAAATCCTTTCTGATATTAGACCATAACATTCTAAATTTGGCATAACTGTGGGTCTCGACAGCTTAGCACGTCTTCGAAATTAACACTGATTGTAATATATGACTTACATTAGGTAAAAGGACTAGCATACATCATTACGTGCTATGCCAAAATCGTTGATGggtgtttatagaaaatatatgaaattatgGATTACTTTCAGGGATTTCTTACAAGTTGGCCAATCGGAGTATTTTTTAACTGAGCTTACTTTTGTCACACCCTGTAGAATTAcataaattttactttcaaatgtcaatgtttttatttccattatattgttgttttgtttttctttgcttttCATTGCATTTCTGCTATTTTTAAacgcaaaaaagaaaaacagatCACTACTCATTTACGTATGTATGCATACTGTATTGCCCCTTTCGAGTGAATGTACTCCCAGCAACATGtctattcttaaaaaaaaaaaaaaaaaaacaataatcgcCGACATCTTACTAAAGACTTAGATGGAGTAATGACTCTTAATTTGGTATTCCATGTGAACGTCGTAAAGTGATTCCgatatacagaaaatttgagGATTATTTTTCTGGATGCATATTTGCCAGATTTTCACATTCTTTTCAACAGATGTGCAAATTCTATGTGTTTTAGAAATGCCAATTTGCAAAAACAAACAATGCCAAATTGGCGAAatctaaatgaaaacaaaaatgatgAGATGTTGAAAAAGATATAGGAATTAATATCGAAAACATTCGATTGGGAATGTAAGCAACTAGTCTAATTACATGAGCATTACAAGTGGCATAAATTGTAAAGCCAAATAAATTAAACCATAAACTTCCATTTCCAAACTGATTGTTGAATATCAAAAGTCGACGTATATACCTGCAATTAATTAAGGAGGTGAAACATCGGGTGCAACTTTGGACAATGGGTATTGGGATCAATCCCAGTTTCAGATGAACAACAAAAACTTTTCAGCAGTGGTTTATCTCCTTTCGTTGACATTCCTGAGTTTTTAAAAGCTATTTAGGGATTTCCTATCACCGAAATTTGTACTGATACCCATTTGTATTCCCAAACTTTTACACAATAGCTCATATTTAAGATTTAACTAAAGCCCCTATTTTTTGATATGGTGTGTGAAATGTCATAAATATAGCTTCAATTCAAGACAAAACTTTGGATATAAAATACGATGAGTGGAGTTTAATATAGTCGGTATGTCCCAACATGGTACAGATTAAAAACTAATATGTAGTAAAATCGTCTGTTGGTTGAGTCTACCATATTTACAATACGTCTAGACTTACCAAAACGCTTAAACACTACTTGGAATCGatagtatataaaaaaatttactttcgatTGGTTAATTTACAGACCGCTTCAATGTCTCTTTTATAAACAATTCAACCCTAATGCAAATGAAGGTGGTTTTCGTGCATACATCTTCCTTTTTAACCAATCATAAATATCCTCAACACCTGAATGTACTAAaagaaaatgcaaataaatatgtatatgatGTAAATGTTAACTGAATTGGTTATTTCGTTTGGCTCACAGTCTAAGCAAATACCATGATGATGTTATAGACATGATGTGTTATTAATAACCAATAAATATAGCTGGAACACCTTTCAGTGTTAGGATATGAAGAAGACAGTTTTATACAGGAAATAGGAAACGGAAAAGGAAAATGGACTGCATTATAAATTCTTTCAATACATTACTAAATGCTAACAACAATGCTGATTTCGAATGgcaataaaaatgttcatattaccatttcttttattttggaGAAGGCCAAATTATTAAAGAATCGTCAATGAAGCGTTTGTATATAAATCGATTttctaaaaacgtatatatatatatacatttacattcCCCTTCTACATACATTCTCTTGGAATTATCATTAAACTGGCTTAATTATGAGAACATTATCAACATGTTGTCtggaaattaaaaacatttgccCAAAGGAACCATTGTGGAAAGGGGAGACGAAAAATCCCTATACGTCACACACTGTTTTAAAAAGTCAGAAGGGAAGTAAAACGTACACGGAAATGTTTGAATAATACGTAACCGTGTAGTTGTTGTAGAAATACTTCATGCCAAAGAGAATTCATCTCATAGAATACATGCAATTGATGTGGAAGATAAAGGACcaacagaaaataaaaagagATGCCAAAACGATCCACAAAAAAACACAAGCAAGTAAAACAGGACTTGTTAAATAGAAGAATACATTATTTCTGTTATTataacaaaaatgcatttagaaaTGATAAAGttgcaatagaaattaaaataaaattttgttacatttgttgcaatcaattttttataaggaTTTCTTATATCTTTATATTATGGAATCGAATTCTATGTAAATTCCCCATACTACATATTATGAACGAAGTTATATTGATGATATGTCTTCAAATGTTGTAACCTATCCATAATATTGGTTCCGAATTCcagaaaatcatatttttaaaattacaaaacaaccctcgaaattaaacattttgaaaattttgcaattattaTAATTGTTTTCCTTCCAAGGCAATTATTTAGTCACAACAGCATCCACAAAAAGAGAGGAATTAACGCAGGAGTTTTTAAGAGAGCGGAGAGCGCGCAAGAAGGAAATAAATGCCATAATGATGAACAATAATAAGGTCCAAGAGGCGAAGGAAGGCagaaggaagaaaattttagacaaactggATAGGTGATTTAATCCATTTTGTTCCCCAATTAATTGCACATAAACACATTTTCCATCACTCTGTTGGTCGAACGGGCAATTTTCCTTGGTCCTTTGCactaacaaaatataaaatattttattttttcaacaacCACATCCATCAATATATACACCGTGTGTATATACAAGAATTAAGGCAGTTTATTCCtgcttacatatatttttttctttgcaacgATTGTGGTACGAGATCTGCGATGATGattttatatagtttttttaatgtattcaccgaaatattaacaatttcttatttttttcacGTATTAAATACATTCACGTCGCGTCTACTTTATAAACCGATTTACATCCAGaaatattatcgattgtttTGCTTCAACAGGGTTGCCAAGTACATATTCGGAATATGAAatattatcgattatcttgattcAATGGGGATGCCATATTTGCCCATTTAAAGATCAAGTCGATAGCGATAATTTATTAATCTTTTGGTATTGCGGATAAAAGTATAGGttagtgttgtaaattttgattactccctgccagcatttcaaagttccatttcaacctcatcgttaccacagactcgtaaatgtcacttcaaccatcatgaaaaggtacatcaaaaagtacatgcaagtaatttgccatccctactgttaaaaaaaccattttttgtgaaacgccaagcgcaaccagcttgttatattttaattaaataaaaacgaaaataaagttctgaaaacatagattatacgcttaaaattgtgaaaggtatattggtgaacaatttggtgattttccaaatggaataaagtgattgtttttcagatattttacagacacgctgcctccatggaataaaaacactggttgatagacgcagcaacatgtaactcgctacttgtaactcaacatcatcattaatgccaaaaattatgttaaatgtaatgtgatagtggtataaatgttatatttttaagaatttgtaaatgtttaatcaaattaataaatatctaaacaaacgtgttttactcgaccacaatgattcttttacaactatcttaaaatgcactttttctgattgtttggagggtcccttattggcgtcgttctaaattgatct
Encoded here:
- the LOC142237607 gene encoding macoilin isoform X2, with product MKRRNADCGKLRRPIKRNKITESMYGSTTVLYMKFLVLWAIVITADFMFMFRFEFLWPFWLLLRSVHDSFKYKGLAFSVLFVCIAITSDLVCLFFIPVNWLLFAASTYVWVQYVWHTDKGICLPTIILWMLFVYLEAGIRWKDSRHMPHLDLCRPFAAHCIGYPVVTLGFGFKSYVGYRMRQRKQREVAKENEFYMQLLQQALPQEEPTPVADEGLTALASNTSNNSNAVAAISSANHAVQNHHQSNSTASGASLTAAHTQISNSIATANGSVASAQNHNHQDQQQSHHHHNNHNGNCLTANGAASTASSAACQVTGVTNSNFSSSSNSSFSNNTTSSTSTSSASYLSTTLTASSSTSNDDKSYVQIGGGSGGGNVTANSGKNNRRSVDKENRHKNNNYHQMNHQSNESNSHHQNHNNNNKEKGDWDNNNYHQQPPASKEKEKHETSGKSSKKSANTSSTQQTHTINGNAATQLDGEEVVVVSVEAVEKTKGRRNRSKKENTSKDNHYHNNNNSNTNNNHHKDSNKENQQHNNASKDTHNQHHNSDASSVSSSSSSTSSLSSSAKSSNSATSAITHLASKVVSKICESCLKLEADVKKYRSEISHMKQIENELRQKLETNMTTKSCLQAKQKECDELEKRIHELTNARHTDMLQLQNIERRLAEERRQKQSLDAQLNNEKKARKQAEEKAARPECSPQCKQRKQQMDEEIKQLSQKLKLAEEAKQIAEQHGRELEQQLRLFEAEIRNRDSLQPGADVLMNALAAMQDKNCTLEKNLSAETRVKLDLFSALGDAKRQLEISESLRRSKEDEVHDLKAKIAQLLAVMPTDSLCLPSCSSTGASSMLRMNDTPPLQSGPGPASPMLTSLSAAQAQQQLDFVVNQQQIANNQQQKQQQNQCPCVVPVSVSVATSVLVSQVSNGVTNANGSNLDPNATVYTPKCPNNNGGNVVVVGGSGDA
- the LOC142237607 gene encoding macoilin isoform X1, which encodes MKRRNADCGKLRRPIKRNKITESMYGSTTVLYMKFLVLWAIVITADFMFMFRFEFLWPFWLLLRSVHDSFKYKGLAFSVLFVCIAITSDLVCLFFIPVNWLLFAASTYVWVQYVWHTDKGICLPTIILWMLFVYLEAGIRWKDSRHMPHLDLCRPFAAHCIGYPVVTLGFGFKSYVGYRMRQRKQREVAKENEFYMQLLQQALPQEEPTPVADEGLTALASNTSNNSNAVAAISSANHAVQNHHQSNSTASGASLTAAHTQISNSIATANGSVASAQNHNHQDQQQSHHHHNNHNGNCLTANGAASTASSAACQVTGVTNSNFSSSSNSSFSNNTTSSTSTSSASYLSTTLTASSSTSNDDKSYVQIGGGSGAISNGHVGGNVTANSGKNNRRSVDKENRHKNNNYHQMNHQSNESNSHHQNHNNNNKEKGDWDNNNYHQQPPASKEKEKHETSGKSSKKSANTSSTQQTHTINGNAATQLDGEEVVVVSVEAVEKTKGRRNRSKKENTSKDNHYHNNNNSNTNNNHHKDSNKENQQHNNASKDTHNQHHNSDASSVSSSSSSTSSLSSSAKSSNSATSAITHLASKVVSKICESCLKLEADVKKYRSEISHMKQIENELRQKLETNMTTKSCLQAKQKECDELEKRIHELTNARHTDMLQLQNIERRLAEERRQKQSLDAQLNNEKKARKQAEEKAARPECSPQCKQRKQQMDEEIKQLSQKLKLAEEAKQIAEQHGRELEQQLRLFEAEIRNRDSLQPGADVLMNALAAMQDKNCTLEKNLSAETRVKLDLFSALGDAKRQLEISESLRRSKEDEVHDLKAKIAQLLAVMPTDSLCLPSCSSTGASSMLRMNDTPPLQSGPGPASPMLTSLSAAQAQQQLDFVVNQQQIANNQQQKQQQNQCPCVVPVSVSVATSVLVSQVSNGVTNANGSNLDPNATVYTPKCPNNNGGNVVVVGGSGDA